The genomic region AGGATCTTGCGGAAATGGTCGCGGATCAGCCTATATTTCTCCTTAAGTGTTTTCCAGTCATACACCCCCCACAAAAGCGGTATCACCAGGCAGATGGCCTCAGTGGGCCGGATGATGATGATCAGCCCCAGGACCAGTCCCAGGTAAACCGACAGGCGGGCAGTGGGCTTCTCGTGCCAGCGAATTACCAGCCAAAGCATCAGCGCATACAGGGCAAACAGGAAATTGTGCACCAGCGTATGTTTCACGGAAACGTAAAACAAATTGGTGCCCAGAAACAGCAGGACCAGCAGCACGGTGGTCAGCCGGTCATCAAAATATTTCAGCAGGACCTTACGGATAAAAATCAGCCCCAGGAAGGTAAACAACAGGCTGGTGATGAAAACCGCGTGCTGATAGGGCAATGAAAAGCCATCGGCAGGAAAACTGGTGACCAGCGCCACCAGGTGAGCCACGGCAAAGCCCGGTAAAAACAACAGCGACAGTCCCGAAGAATACTTGATGATCAGGCCCCCTTCAGGTCCCTGTGAAGCCTGGTAAAGGGTCGTGCTTCCCTCATAGGTTTGCAGCGCTTCTTCCACAAATCCCGGGTCTTTCAGGCCAGGATCGTGATGAATGAAGGTGGCCGGCAAATAAAGGTAATAGCCAAAGGTGTCCCACGAAATGATGTTTTCCTTATACCGCATCAGCGAAACCACAAGCAGGATCGCCATGATCGCAATTCCGGTGTAATACGACAGGGGATGGGTTTGTTTTTGCATCTTTCACTTGAGTTGATCTGCTTTACTTGCCTGCCTTCTTTCGAATGGTAAAAGTAGGAATTTTTTCAGCTTACCTTCGCCTCCTGATACCTCAAATTTGTATTGTACTGGTTATTAATTGATTATGCTATGTTTCCTTGCTAAAAAGGAATGTTTTTAGAAAATAAAAAGTATCGAAAAAAACAGTCTTTTCATTATAAAAAAACAACTTCGGGAGAGAACATGGTCGTACCATGCTCGTGTGAAGGTCGTGCCTGGTTCAGGTACACACGACCAGGGTAGGTGTTTGGTAGGCTTATGGGCAGAGTCGGGCTATTTGAAAATGAAAAATGAAAAGTGAATAATAAAAAGCTGGAATTGGGAATTTGAATAAAACGGATCATGAGGTCGAGTATTCAATTTTAAAGCCCCGTAGCAGCGATAGTTTGGTAGTAAATTGGCGATTCTCCCATTTCTCCCTTAGCCGTGTAGCGGCGGCAGTATGGTAGATGAAAAATTGCTCGGATATGGACTGATTTCCCGGATGAAATTGCATTAAAATAAAAGGCTGCCCTGGACATTCAGGACAGCCTTTTGACATTCTGGCCTTATTCTAAAGACCAGGTGCGCTTATTGGTTAAAATTGTTTTTCCCGGTCTGGAGGAATTCAATGAATTTGGGAATGCTGGTGTCGAAGCCGTAAGCGGGTGCCAGCTGGTTCTCTTTGTGGTCGAGCAAAACATAGTAAGGTTGTGTGTTTACGCCATAGCGCTCGGCCTGAAAAACGCTCCATTTCTGGCCGATGGTCTTGATGGTGCGTTCGCGTCCCAGCGCCGACGAAACAAATTGTTCCGATTCGGGCAGGGGAGTCCGGTCGTCCACATACAGGGAGATCTTTACAAAATCATCGCGCAGCATTTCCAGAACGGCAGGATCCGGCCAAACGGAGGCTTCCATTTTTTTGCAGTTGACGCAACCCAGTCCTGTGAAATCAAGGAAAACGGGTTTGCCGGCTTTTTTGGCAGCGGCCATGCCTTCTTCATAGTCGGTGAAGGCCATCAGGCCGTGCACGCTTTGCTTGACGCTCTCTCCCACATAAAGGGTGTTGGCCGGGTTGACGGCAACATTTCCTGTCCCTGTGTTGCGGGTCATGTCAAAGTCCTGTGTGGTGGAAGAGGGCAGGAACGAGTTGACAGCATTGAGTGGAGCCCCCCAAAGACCTGGAATGAGGTAAAAGACAAAGGCGAATACCCCGATGGCCAGCAACAGGCGGGGTACGCTAAGATATTGCAGCTCACTGTCGTGGGCAAACTTGATCTTGCCGATCAGGTACAAGCCCAGCAAGAAGAAAATGGCGATCCAAAGCACAATGAATACTTCGCGGTCGAGGATGCCCCACTGTGCAACGGCATCAGCCGTGCTAAAGAATTTCAGGGCAAAGGCCAATACGATAAAGCCAAGCACCACTTTAACGGAATTCATCCACCCACCCGACTTGGGAAGTGACTTGAGGGCGGTGGGGAAAACGGCGAAGAGGCTGAAGGGAATGGCCAGGGCCAGGCTGAAGCCCAGCATGCCGATGGCGGGCGAAAGCACGTCGCCACTGGTCGCTGCTTCTACCAGAAGGGTTCCTACGATGGGGCCAGTACAGCTAAACGATACGAGCACAAAGGTCAAACCCATCAGGATGACACCGATTAGCCCCCCTTTTTCATCTGCTTTGCTGTCGAGGGCATTCGACCAGCTGGAGGGCATGGTCAACTCGAAAGCACCGAAGAAGGAGGCAGCGAAAAATATGAGCAGGGCAAAGAAGAACACGTTGAACCAGGGATTGGTTGCCAGTGAATTAAGGGCGT from Bacteroides sp. harbors:
- a CDS encoding glycosyltransferase family 39 protein, with the protein product MQKQTHPLSYYTGIAIMAILLVVSLMRYKENIISWDTFGYYLYLPATFIHHDPGLKDPGFVEEALQTYEGSTTLYQASQGPEGGLIIKYSSGLSLLFLPGFAVAHLVALVTSFPADGFSLPYQHAVFITSLLFTFLGLIFIRKVLLKYFDDRLTTVLLVLLFLGTNLFYVSVKHTLVHNFLFALYALMLWLVIRWHEKPTARLSVYLGLVLGLIIIIRPTEAICLVIPLLWGVYDWKTLKEKYRLIRDHFRKIL
- a CDS encoding cytochrome c biogenesis protein CcdA; the encoded protein is MKFRSKFSSLFLLFILLMVGNTVTGQIFEPVSWTFSHEKIAENQYELRFTAKIDSGWSIYGTDIDAGGPIPTSIDFKEGNGYTKVGGLRFPAPKEKYDPNFDMELTMFSGSVTFRQTVEVTSTQAVKITGELGFMSCNDSSCLPPDYIEFSFDLPGETTAAATVAETTPEEPTEEMPVQDTVAVTEIEPLETIITDETTEPAEEPGRAKGWFWGTFITGVLGGLLALLTPCVFPMIPLTVSFFLRNAGNRKRAIRDALFYGLTIIFAYVFIGLAISMIFGANALNSLATNPWFNVFFFALLIFFAASFFGAFELTMPSSWSNALDSKADEKGGLIGVILMGLTFVLVSFSCTGPIVGTLLVEAATSGDVLSPAIGMLGFSLALAIPFSLFAVFPTALKSLPKSGGWMNSVKVVLGFIVLAFALKFFSTADAVAQWGILDREVFIVLWIAIFFLLGLYLIGKIKFAHDSELQYLSVPRLLLAIGVFAFVFYLIPGLWGAPLNAVNSFLPSSTTQDFDMTRNTGTGNVAVNPANTLYVGESVKQSVHGLMAFTDYEEGMAAAKKAGKPVFLDFTGLGCVNCKKMEASVWPDPAVLEMLRDDFVKISLYVDDRTPLPESEQFVSSALGRERTIKTIGQKWSVFQAERYGVNTQPYYVLLDHKENQLAPAYGFDTSIPKFIEFLQTGKNNFNQ